CAACTCTGAATTGATTTGATTAATTGTTCCTTTGATTTCTGATCGCTGCAACCAGATCATGGAAGGCCAGAATGGCACCAGATAGGAATTGCAATACAAAACGACCTGCTACAAGGCCAACAATAACCCAGACTCCAGTCTTGACAACTTTGATCTGACCCTGGCTCAGGATCTGATTTTGATACTCGAATAAATGGGTGGCTTTTTGTGATGTTGAATTTCTCATTTGAAATGGATTTTGATTGATATCACACTTCTCTAGCTCACATAGAGAAATTCAGAATAGCGCGGGTATCCGCACCTAGAAAATTCGAAATTGGGACCCTTGGGCCCACATTAAAACCTCTGCTTTGCAGGGGTTTTTTTGTATACTTTTATTTCTCTCAACAGAACATCTCCATCACTGTGGATCATTCTAAAATTCCATAGACAGCCTCATCAATTAGAAAGGCGCTACTTTTTGAAATGCTGATCCGTTTTTCCGCAATCAACTAACTTTAGCTCCATGGAAATATCATGGCAAGATTTTGCTAAAGTCGACATGCGCATTGGCACCATCATTGCTGCAGAAACGTTCCCGGAAGCCCGAAATCCAGCTTACAAATTACGAGTTGATTTCGGAGAGGAGATCGGGATCAGAAAAAGCTCTGCTCAGATCACTGCGTTTTATCAACCAGATGATTTAGTGGGGAAACAAGTCATGGCAGTGGTTAATTTTCCTCCAAAGCAAATTGGCCCGGTGAAAAGCGAATGCCTGGTGATGGGAGCTTATGATGAAAATCACAATGTAATTCTAATGCACCCCGAACGACCTTTACCCAACGGATCAAAAATTGGCTAATCAACTACACATTCTTAACGGCGATGCTACCGTTCCAGAATTCCGAAAAAGCGGAATACCCGGTAAAATAGTAGTTTGGCGCGAAGTGCTGTGCGAAGGTCCGGTCAAAGGACCAATTCAGGAAGATCTATTTTGGGAACAAAGGGCCGCATACATCCAGGATAAATTTGGAGGAGAGCATTACAAGGAAAAAATGATTGCTGAATTGGATAAGATCCGGAACCTCAGCTCCTATGATGAAGTGGTCTTATGGTTCGAATACGACTTGTTTTGTCAGGTCAATTTGTTGGCTTGCCTCAACTTTATCGATCATGAAAAAATCTGTTTGGTTTGTTTGGGTGATGAGTTGGATGGTCAATTGCGTGGCCTCGGCGAAATAGCTGCAAATGACTTTATTACCTTGTTTGAAAGTCGTCTCCCCCTCTCAAAAGATGATCTTGCTTATGCAAAAGCAGCCTGGCAAGCTTACACTTCCGACACTCCTGAGCAGTTGTCGGTGTTTTCCTCTTCAGACACTTTTAAACACTTTAAACCAGCGATTGCAGCTCATCTTACCCGGTTACCTGGCAAAAACGGTCTTAATCAAGTGGAAGAAAAAATGTTACTGCTGATTAAAGAAGGGATCAACAATGATCGAAAGCTTGTAGGGACCCTGCTTCGGGATCAAGGCTACTTCGGCCTGGGCGATCTTCAATATTTCCAATATCTGGATCAATTGAGGCCGCTATTGAAGGAAGAAGCATTGGAACTCAATGAATTGGGAATCAATTGTCTTGAGGGATTGGCCGTATTTCCACAACCCGACCAGTACATTGCTGGCGTATTCCGGCCTTCGTATTTTGAGAAAACCTGGCAATAAATAAATTGCAATTTCAATTGCCCAACGGTTTATGCATCTTTGGGTGCCATGAAATTCAAGTTCACCGCCGCCTTATTGATCATCGCCTTGCCAATTCAGTCCCTTTTAGGGCAAAATGTGCCTTCTGAAAAGCAACTAGCCACTTGGGAAAGTCAAGTCAATCAATACAAAACCTCGGATACATCCCTGTTCAACATTTATCTGGATTCCATCAAAACACAGTTACTCGACAAGACAGATACCGCTCATTTCTGGAAGGGCAAATATCACATGATGCGGGCTTCACCTTCGTGGAAAAATGCTGATATCGATTGGCTTCGTGAAAATTATAAAACCGCATTGGCGTCCTTCCTGAAAACTGGAAACCAATACTACATCGCACTGGCTACCGATCGGCTTGGGCGTGCCTATGTTCACGAGCGACAATACGATTCGGCAAGAACTTATTTATACGAAGCTTACAAAATCGCTCAGGGAACGGAATCTTATGCACTAAAGAAAGATATTCTCGGCTCTTTGAGCATGCTTTATTTCTATTCGGAAGACTATGAACAAGCTTTACAATACATGAAAGAGTTTCGTTCAAGTGTGATTGCCAACAAAGACAGCACCCAGTTTGCCGGGGCGTTCAATAATCTGGCTGCAGCTTATTACAGATTGGAAAAATATGATTCATCGATGATTTATCACCGCGAATCACTGAAACTGGCTTTGGCTTCCAATAGCCAAATCGACATTGCCTTTTCTTACCTCAATTTTGGGGAGATCTATGCCAAACTGGGGGTTTTCGATAGTGCCATTCTTTATTCACAAAAGTCTGAATCGATCTTCATGTCACTCGACTACCCGTATGGAATTGCCGCTACTACGTTGAATCTGGGCAAAGCTTACATAGGTATCAACCGACCAAAAAATGCGCTCGAAAGTTTAGCTCAGTCACTTGAAAGCTCACGTAAGAACAAAGACCCGGCTCACGTAAGGGATGTATTAGACATCATGATCATTGCCAATCAACAACTTGGGGATTTTGAAGGTGCCTTCAATTCGTTATCAGAAAGGGTGACAATCAAAGATTCCCTGGATAGAATTGTTAAAAGACAGGAACTTGATGAATTGATCACGAAATACGAATCCGAGAAAAAAGAACAACTGATTAAGCTACAAACGGCGCAATTGTCTGAAAAAGAGGCACAGCTTAATCAAAACAAATACTTGATTGTCGTACTGATCATCTTTGTGGTTTCGGTCATTACTGTCTCGATGTTGAATAGAAATCGCTTGAAGAAAAAGCAGCAGCTTACCCTTCAGGAAGAGCACCTGAAATCACAAGAAGCTGAAATTAAAGCCGCCATTACTTCCCAGGAAAGAGAGCGTACCCGATATGCAAGAGACCTTCACGATGGTTTCGGGCAAATGATCTCCATACTGAACATGAACCTTGGCAGCTTAAAAAAAGACACCAATCCTGATGGAAGACAAACGGTCTTTGAAGCTTCGGAAAAGGTAATCAATGACATGTATGGCGAGCTCAAAAGGATTTGCTTCGACATGATGCCACAAACGCTGGTTCAATCCGGACTGCAAAGTGGCCTGGAAGAATTTGCCTCAAGGGTAAATCTCTCGGGCAAAATCGCTGTAGAAACAAACTTTTTCGGCCTGGAAAAACGATTATTGGATATCCAGGAAATATCACTCTATCGCATATCACAGGAGTGGGTCAATAATGTGTTAAAATATTCTGATGCTGATAAAATCACCATTCAAATTACGAGAGATGAAGAAGAAATTACCTTGCTAATAGAAGATAATGGGACTGGTTTCGACAAGTCATTATTGGAAAATTCAAATGGTAATGGCTGGAAAAACCTCCATAGTCGGGCAAAACTCATCCAGGGTTCCATTGAATTAGAAACCGAAGCTGGCGTTAAGGGAAATACCCTGATCGTAAATGCAGCGGCTAACCTGAAACAAGAACGCATAAACTCAATGGCTGAAGTTTAATCCCTTAGGCGCTTGAAAAATTAGATTCAAGATGATTTTTTGCCATATTTACTCTCTATCTGGCTTCTTAATTTATGATATTAAAGTTCTCTGATAACATTTTCCGGCAAGTAGTCGGTATAGCTGCTTACAACCTGAAGGGGATCATCGCTTTTACGATCATTCCCATCATAGCAGTGGTTCAACATGAACTAGAAGGGATTCATCACTTCACCGGATTTGATCTTCCGATCGCGCCAGTGACCATTGTTGGTGGCGCACTTGCTATTTTCCTGGGTTTTAGAAATAACAGCGCCTATGATCGATGGTGGGAGGCGCGAAAAGTTTGGGGAAGCATTGTGAATACCTCACGGACGCTTTGCAGTCACGTGCTTACATTTCCTTCTTCGAAACATGGCAATAGTGATGCGGATGCTGTGAAATCATGGCAGGCATCTATAATCAAACGGCAAATCGCCTGGTTGTATGCGTTGAAAACCACCTTGAGAAATCAAGGCGAATGGGAAGCAGTCAGTAAGTACCTTTCATCGGAAGAACATGAACGATTGATGACCCGCAGTAACAAGCCTACGCATTTGTTACATCATCAAAATCAGGCCATCGCAGAGGCTTTTGAAAAAGAAATGATCGATAGCTTCCGACATGTCGAATTATCAAAAATGGTGGAGCATCTCTACTCCTGGCAAGGCATGTGTGAACGGATCAAAAAAACAGTTTTTCCACACTACTACAATTACTTCACCAAAGTTTTCCTCTGGTTATTCATCATTTGTCTACCCTTTGCCCTGGCTCCGATCATGGAATTCATGGCCATTCCCATGAGTATAGGGATCTCCTTTATTTTCTACATCCTGGATCGGTCCGGTGAAACAACTGAAGATCCATTTGAAGGCCGTGCAGCTGACACGCCAATGAGCACCATTACCCGGGCCATAGAAATTGATCTGTTGGAAATGCTTGGGGAAGAGAATACACCTAAGCCCCGTGAAGTAAGCCTAACGAAATTCGGAGCGGCGTTTCAGGATTAGTACTTCATTGAAAAATTCAAGAAATGTCAGGTTGAGCCTGCCTTGTCGGAAGAAGGGCCTGTCGAAACCTACATGGCATCAACGATATGCATCAATCGTTCAGCCTCCTCTTGGGTATTGAAATAATGAGGGGAAATTCTTAAGAACCAATCTACACCCTTGTTCCTGGCATCAAGCAACGCATTTCTTGCTTGCCCTACGGAGAAGTAGACGCCATGTTGCTTCAGGTGACTTTCCATTTCCACCAGCCCAACACCTTCTTTTCTAAGTGTAATGATGTTGCTCAGATGAGTCCCCTTGTCTAATATCGTGATTCCGGCTACATCTCTTAAGGCCTCTCTTAATTTACCAGAAATTGCCAATCCCGCTTTTTCAATCAAAGGCATGCTCAACTCATTCGCATAACGAGCCGCTTCTTTTAATCCAACCACATTAGCATACTGAAACTCCCATAGCTCAAATCTTTGCGCGGAAGAAACCGGAAGATATTGATCCGGCTCTACCCAATCAGCACCATAGAGGTCCAGGAAAAGTGGCTCCAGATTACTTTGTAGTACCTTATCGGACACATACAGAAAACCACATCCACGCGGACCTCTGAGAAATTTTCGGGTTGTCGCGCTCAGAAAATCACATTGAATGGCTTCTACATCAACGATTAGTTGACCAACTGACTGACAGGCGTCCACCAAAAAATAGCAGTCCTCTACCTGCGCACATAGCCTACCGATGGCATTAACATCCTGAATCAAGCCAGAGCTGGTTGGCACATGCGTCACGGCAACCAACTTCGGACGATGGGCCTTGAAAAGTTGCTCGAATGCATCCAGGTCCAGGTCGCCATTCTCTGAACCAGGGACCCTGACTACTTTCACTCCTGACCGTTTTTGCAGGGACAAAAATTGAATTTGATTGGAAACGTAATCCTGGGTAGTGGTCAATATCGTGTCCCCTTTTACAAATGGGATAGCGGACAGAGCGCGCGCATACGAATCCGTTGCATTATAAGTAATTGCAATATTATCAGCAGTCGTATTGAGCATCTTCGCCACTTCCAGATAAGCAGCTTTGATCTCAGCTTCTTTTTGAGCCGCCAGAAGGTACCCTCCCACTTGCTCCTCCTCTTTCAGGTAATCGATCATACTTGCTGTAACTGCCTTGGGAGGTAAAGAGGATCCCGCACTGTTGAAGAACAACTTATCGTGGCATCCAGGGGTGTCTTCTCTTACTTTGTTGATATCAAGCATCATTCAATGTCTTTGTGATCCCTAGGGTCAATCCTCGCAATTCGGCCAGTCCGCGCAATCGACCGATCGCAGAATAACCAGGGTTTACTGATTTACTTAAGTCATCAAGCATTTGATGACCATGATCAGGGCGCATAGGTAGGTCTTTTTTGTGGAGTTGGACCAATGCTCGAACCACTTCATACATGTCTACACTCCCTGTAAGGTGATCTGCCTCATGAAAACTTCTGTTTTGCTCACGTTGTATATTACGCAAATGAACAAAATGGATCTTTTCACCATACGCTTCAACCATCTCTGTTAAATCATTATCAGCTCTTGCTCCTAAAGACCCACTACAAAAGGTCAACCCATTGGACATGCTTTTGACGGCATCCAATAATTCCCGGATATCGTAGGCAGTACTCACAACCCTTGGCAAGCCAAAAAGCGGAAAAGGTGGGTCGTCCGGATGTATGGCCATCTGAATTCCCACTTCTTCGGATACTGGAATAATATGTTCTAGAAAAGAGTAAAGGTTTTGCTTGAGCTGATCGGGACTTATAGTTTCATAGGCTTTTATCGCTGCTGCAAAAAGACCCAGGTCATATCCTTCTTCCGCCCCGGGCAACCCTTTGATGATACTTCTCTCCAATTCTTTGCATTGATCCAAGGTGAGTCCTCTGAAGTAATCCTCCGCTTGCTCAACAATTGCGGATTCATAATCGGCTTTAGCAGTTGCTCTTTTGAGAATATGAATGTCGAAGGCCGCCATTGCAACCTCATCAAAACGCAGAGCCAATGAACCGTCTTGAACTTCGTAGGTCAGGTCCGTTCTGGTCCAGTCCAGCACCGGCATGAAATTGTAGCATACGGTTCGAATCCCACAAGTAGCAAGATTCCGTAAACTTTGCTGATAATTGTCCAGGTATTGCTCGTAGTTTCCTGTTCGTCTTTTGATGTCTTCATGAACCGGAATGCTCTCCACCACCGACCATGGCAAATCATATGCCGCCAGTTCCTGTTGTCGTTTTTGTATCTCTTTAACCGGCCAAACTTCACCATTCGGGATATGGTGCAGGGCAGTGACTATTCCTTTCGCTCCGGCTTGTCTGATATCTTGCAAACTTACCGGATCATTGGGCCCGTACCATCGCCAGGTTTCCAGAAAAGACATGTATCAAAGTTAGATAGGTGTAAACAAAAAGAGCCACTGTTTGACGAGTGGCTCCTTGTATCGTTAATGATTTCGATTAACCATTCATGGAAATGAGGAACTCATCATTATTGATGGTGCCTTTCATTTTAGAAAGCAAGAATTCCATGGCCTCGGTACTGGTCATATCTGACATATACTTGCGCAGGATCCAAACTCGGCTGAGCTCTTCCTTGTCCATGAGCAGGTCTTCCCGACGAGTACCAGAAGCAGGTACGTCGATCGCAGGGTAAACGCGCTTGTTGGAAAGCTTTCTGTCCAATTGAAGCTCCATATTACCTGTTCCTTTGAATTCTTCGAAGATCACTTCATCCATTTTTGAACCGGTCTCAATAAGCGCCGTAGCGATGATGGTCAGCGAACCACCGTTTTCTACGTTTCTCGCTGCTCCAAAGAATCGCTTAGGCTTGTGCAATGCATTCGCATCCACACCGCCAGAAAGAATCTTACCAGAAGAAGGCACTACTGTATTGTGTGCACGTGCCAATCGAGTGATGGAATCCAAAAGGATCACTACATCGTGACCGCACTCTACCATTCTTTTAGATTTCTCAAGAACGATGTTAGCTACTTTCACATGCTTCTCTGCTTGTTCGTCAAAAGTAGAAGCAACTACTTCTGCTTTTACTGAACGCGCCATGTCTGTTACTTCTTCAGGACGCTCATCGATCAACAAGATGATCAGGTAAACTTCAGGGTGATTACTGGCGATGGCATTGGCCACATTTTTCAGCAATACTGTCTTACCCGTCTTAGGCTGAGCAACGATCATACCCCTTTGTCCTTTTCCAATAGGAGCGAACATGTCCAATACTCGTGTGGAGTAATTGTCTGGTTTCGTGCTCAGTTTTAATCTTTCTTCAGGGAAAAGAGGCGTCAGGTACTCAAATGCTACCCGGTCTCTGATCTCTTCGGTCGTTTTGCCGTTTACCGACTCTACTCTCAAAAGGGCGAAATACTTCTCGCCATCTTTTGGAGGTCGGATTTGGCCTTTTACTGTATCCCCGGTTTTCAAGCCAAAAAGCTTGATCTGAGAAGGTGATACATAAATGTCGTCAGGACTTGCAAGATAATTGTAATCACTAGATCGCAGGAATCCGTAACCATCCTGCATCATTTCCAATACGCCTTCGCTGGCGATCATGCCATCGAACTCACGAACTATGGCATTGTGCTCTGCTTTCTTGGCTCTAGCTTCAGCACGTGGATCAGGCTTGTTACTTTTATGATCCTTTCCGCCATCTCCTCCATGACGCTTCGGAGCGTCTGACTTTTCATTTTTAGATTCTACTTTTTCCTCAGGCTTCTTTCCTTCAGGTTTAGGAGCATTTTCATCGGCGGTCAAATCAAAAGACTCCAATAGTTCTTCAGCGCTCTTGGAGGCCTCTTCAACCACCTTCGCTACATTTTGTCTTTTCCTTTTTGGAGCTTGAGACTCCTCTTTTTTCTTGGGCGCTTCTTCCTCTTTCGACTCCTTTTCAGGAGCCTTTTCAGTTTGTTTTTTCAGCTTTTCTACTTCACTATCTGGCAGAGTTGCCTGATGGTCTAGAATACTGTAGATAAGGTCTTTTTTGGCAGCTCTTTTAGCGCCTTTAACGCCTAATCCTTCAGCTATTTCCCGAAGCTCTGATAAGAGTCTAACACTCAGATCGTCTAAGGTGTACATAAGATGTTACTGTGGGTAATAATTAAATAATACGTGGGTTATCGAATGAATGACAAGTACGCGGACTTTTAAAAGAAAAAAGTGAATGCAGTATGTCTTTATCACGAATGGACGTGCAATAATAGACGTTCGCAAAATATTAAGCAAACTTTAAGCCAAAATTAGTGCCCCAGATTTAAACCCTTCTCCTTTCTATACTGGTGCTTTCACCTTTATTTTGCGACTCATTTTTAAAAGACCATTGAAATGTTACTGGTACAGGACGTAAAAACACATCTTGAAACCTACATTGCCGGACTCAGCAAACGCGGAATTGCGGATGCTTCGGAGCTCCTGCAGGAGGTACTGGATTTAGATCAAAAGCGCAAAGAGAGTCAGCAGCAGCTGGAGCAGGTGCTTTCCCAGTCCAATCAGATGGCCAAGCAGATCGGTGGTTTAATGAAGCAAGGCAAAAAAGAGGAAGCAGAAACGGCCAAGGCCAATGCAGCGCAATTGCGTGAGCAGGGCAAAACCATGACGGATGAGTTGCATCAACTGGAGAAGGAACTGGCCGATAAGCTTTATAATATCCCTAATGTTCCTAACAAGATCGTTCCTGAAGGCAATGATGAATCTGCAAATGAAGTGGTAAAAACCTCTACAGATACACTACCTGACCTTGGCGAGGATGCCAAACCACACTGGGATCTGATTGAGGAATATGACTTGATCGATTTCGAATTAGGCAACAAAGTCACCGGAGCAGGTTTTCCCTTCTATAAGGGTAAAGGGGCACGGATGGTCAGGTCTATGATCAATTATTTCCTGGACCAGGCGCTGGAAGAAAATTATGTCGAGATCCAGCCTCCGATTGTGATCAATGAAGCGTCTGGTTATGGCACCGGACAGCTGCCCGATAAAGAAGGACAGATGTATGGCATTGTAGACAGTCAACTCTTCTTGATCCCAACCGCCGAGGTGCCCATCACGAACATGTACCGGGACACCATTTTAAAGGAAGAGCAATTGCCGATCAAACATGTGGGCTTCACGCCATGTTTCCGTCGGGAAGCTGGTAATTGGGGAGCGCACGTTCGAGGATTGAACCGATTGCATCAATTCGATAAAGTAGAGATCGTACAGGTGAGCAAACCTGAAGATTCTTATCAGATCCTTGACAGCATGGTCGCTCATGTAGAAAAGCTGGTCAGTTCACTGGAACTGCCCTATCGTATCCTTAGGCTATGTGCCGGTGACCTTGGATTTACCTCTGCCATCACTTATGACTTTGAGGTCTACTCTGCAGCACAGAAGATGTGGTTGGAAGTTAGCTCTGTTTCTAATTTTGAAACGTATCAGTCCAATCGATTGAAGCTGCGCTATAAAAATGCGGACGGAAAGAAACAGTTGGCTCATACTTTGAATGGTAGTGCCCTTGCTATTCCGCGAATTTTAGCAGCTCTGCTTGAAAACAATCAAGGGGCTGATGGGATTGACATTCCTGAAGTGCTTAGGCCCTATACTGGATTTTCGAAAATCGAAAAATAACCAACCACATAAGTTTCCTTTTAACTGCGCTGGGTTTGGCTGTACATTCGGCCAAAGTTTAACCTAAGCGCAGTTATGAAAAAATTATTGATTGCTTCGCTGGCAGTCCTCGTTGCTTTTGCTTGTCAGG
This genomic stretch from Cytophagales bacterium harbors:
- a CDS encoding tRNA-binding protein, whose translation is MEISWQDFAKVDMRIGTIIAAETFPEARNPAYKLRVDFGEEIGIRKSSAQITAFYQPDDLVGKQVMAVVNFPPKQIGPVKSECLVMGAYDENHNVILMHPERPLPNGSKIG
- a CDS encoding tetratricopeptide repeat protein yields the protein MKFKFTAALLIIALPIQSLLGQNVPSEKQLATWESQVNQYKTSDTSLFNIYLDSIKTQLLDKTDTAHFWKGKYHMMRASPSWKNADIDWLRENYKTALASFLKTGNQYYIALATDRLGRAYVHERQYDSARTYLYEAYKIAQGTESYALKKDILGSLSMLYFYSEDYEQALQYMKEFRSSVIANKDSTQFAGAFNNLAAAYYRLEKYDSSMIYHRESLKLALASNSQIDIAFSYLNFGEIYAKLGVFDSAILYSQKSESIFMSLDYPYGIAATTLNLGKAYIGINRPKNALESLAQSLESSRKNKDPAHVRDVLDIMIIANQQLGDFEGAFNSLSERVTIKDSLDRIVKRQELDELITKYESEKKEQLIKLQTAQLSEKEAQLNQNKYLIVVLIIFVVSVITVSMLNRNRLKKKQQLTLQEEHLKSQEAEIKAAITSQERERTRYARDLHDGFGQMISILNMNLGSLKKDTNPDGRQTVFEASEKVINDMYGELKRICFDMMPQTLVQSGLQSGLEEFASRVNLSGKIAVETNFFGLEKRLLDIQEISLYRISQEWVNNVLKYSDADKITIQITRDEEEITLLIEDNGTGFDKSLLENSNGNGWKNLHSRAKLIQGSIELETEAGVKGNTLIVNAAANLKQERINSMAEV
- a CDS encoding bestrophin family ion channel; protein product: MILKFSDNIFRQVVGIAAYNLKGIIAFTIIPIIAVVQHELEGIHHFTGFDLPIAPVTIVGGALAIFLGFRNNSAYDRWWEARKVWGSIVNTSRTLCSHVLTFPSSKHGNSDADAVKSWQASIIKRQIAWLYALKTTLRNQGEWEAVSKYLSSEEHERLMTRSNKPTHLLHHQNQAIAEAFEKEMIDSFRHVELSKMVEHLYSWQGMCERIKKTVFPHYYNYFTKVFLWLFIICLPFALAPIMEFMAIPMSIGISFIFYILDRSGETTEDPFEGRAADTPMSTITRAIEIDLLEMLGEENTPKPREVSLTKFGAAFQD
- a CDS encoding aminotransferase class V-fold PLP-dependent enzyme encodes the protein MMLDINKVREDTPGCHDKLFFNSAGSSLPPKAVTASMIDYLKEEEQVGGYLLAAQKEAEIKAAYLEVAKMLNTTADNIAITYNATDSYARALSAIPFVKGDTILTTTQDYVSNQIQFLSLQKRSGVKVVRVPGSENGDLDLDAFEQLFKAHRPKLVAVTHVPTSSGLIQDVNAIGRLCAQVEDCYFLVDACQSVGQLIVDVEAIQCDFLSATTRKFLRGPRGCGFLYVSDKVLQSNLEPLFLDLYGADWVEPDQYLPVSSAQRFELWEFQYANVVGLKEAARYANELSMPLIEKAGLAISGKLREALRDVAGITILDKGTHLSNIITLRKEGVGLVEMESHLKQHGVYFSVGQARNALLDARNKGVDWFLRISPHYFNTQEEAERLMHIVDAM
- the uxuA gene encoding mannonate dehydratase, coding for MSFLETWRWYGPNDPVSLQDIRQAGAKGIVTALHHIPNGEVWPVKEIQKRQQELAAYDLPWSVVESIPVHEDIKRRTGNYEQYLDNYQQSLRNLATCGIRTVCYNFMPVLDWTRTDLTYEVQDGSLALRFDEVAMAAFDIHILKRATAKADYESAIVEQAEDYFRGLTLDQCKELERSIIKGLPGAEEGYDLGLFAAAIKAYETISPDQLKQNLYSFLEHIIPVSEEVGIQMAIHPDDPPFPLFGLPRVVSTAYDIRELLDAVKSMSNGLTFCSGSLGARADNDLTEMVEAYGEKIHFVHLRNIQREQNRSFHEADHLTGSVDMYEVVRALVQLHKKDLPMRPDHGHQMLDDLSKSVNPGYSAIGRLRGLAELRGLTLGITKTLNDA
- the rho gene encoding transcription termination factor Rho, with the protein product MYTLDDLSVRLLSELREIAEGLGVKGAKRAAKKDLIYSILDHQATLPDSEVEKLKKQTEKAPEKESKEEEAPKKKEESQAPKRKRQNVAKVVEEASKSAEELLESFDLTADENAPKPEGKKPEEKVESKNEKSDAPKRHGGDGGKDHKSNKPDPRAEARAKKAEHNAIVREFDGMIASEGVLEMMQDGYGFLRSSDYNYLASPDDIYVSPSQIKLFGLKTGDTVKGQIRPPKDGEKYFALLRVESVNGKTTEEIRDRVAFEYLTPLFPEERLKLSTKPDNYSTRVLDMFAPIGKGQRGMIVAQPKTGKTVLLKNVANAIASNHPEVYLIILLIDERPEEVTDMARSVKAEVVASTFDEQAEKHVKVANIVLEKSKRMVECGHDVVILLDSITRLARAHNTVVPSSGKILSGGVDANALHKPKRFFGAARNVENGGSLTIIATALIETGSKMDEVIFEEFKGTGNMELQLDRKLSNKRVYPAIDVPASGTRREDLLMDKEELSRVWILRKYMSDMTSTEAMEFLLSKMKGTINNDEFLISMNG
- the serS gene encoding serine--tRNA ligase, with amino-acid sequence MLLVQDVKTHLETYIAGLSKRGIADASELLQEVLDLDQKRKESQQQLEQVLSQSNQMAKQIGGLMKQGKKEEAETAKANAAQLREQGKTMTDELHQLEKELADKLYNIPNVPNKIVPEGNDESANEVVKTSTDTLPDLGEDAKPHWDLIEEYDLIDFELGNKVTGAGFPFYKGKGARMVRSMINYFLDQALEENYVEIQPPIVINEASGYGTGQLPDKEGQMYGIVDSQLFLIPTAEVPITNMYRDTILKEEQLPIKHVGFTPCFRREAGNWGAHVRGLNRLHQFDKVEIVQVSKPEDSYQILDSMVAHVEKLVSSLELPYRILRLCAGDLGFTSAITYDFEVYSAAQKMWLEVSSVSNFETYQSNRLKLRYKNADGKKQLAHTLNGSALAIPRILAALLENNQGADGIDIPEVLRPYTGFSKIEK